A genome region from Macrotis lagotis isolate mMagLag1 chromosome 4, bilby.v1.9.chrom.fasta, whole genome shotgun sequence includes the following:
- the LOC141521941 gene encoding epididymal secretory protein E3-beta-like, with protein sequence MAFVLKGKGPVLLILLLLWVLPGCSEDLMWEEFMKQHHLSLSLDFNQLNCEDLMGATESLKGKASHTFIYAIWSQLEDICHRDGLDHYENVRVWSKKPLKILTCEQLESGQGYKGISSYSYVELHCGLNGFPVSLEDTKMKKKISISETVSTYTTS encoded by the coding sequence ATGGCATTTGTTCTGAAAGGCAAAGGTCCTGTCTTGTTGATACTGCTCCTTTTGTGGGTGCTTCCTGGATGCTCTGAAGACCTCATGTGGGAGGAGTTCATGAAGCAACACCATCTCAGTTTGAGCCTAGATTTCAACCAGCTGAACTGTGAAGATCTTATGGGTGCCACAGAATCTCTTAAGGGCAAAGCCTCCCATACCTTCATCTATGCCATTTGGAGCCAGTTAGAAGATATATGCCATAGGGATGGGTTAGACCACTATGAAAATGTGCGGGTGTGGAGCAAGAAACCCTTGAAAATCCTTACCTGTGAGCAGTTGGAGTCTGGCCAAGGCTACAAGGGCATCAGCAGCTATAGCTATGTAGAGCTCCACTGTGGTTTGAATGGATTCCCTGTGAGCCTGGAGGACAccaagatgaagaagaaaatttcaatttcagAGACTGTCTCTACTTATACCACAAGCTGA